A stretch of Corallococcus macrosporus DNA encodes these proteins:
- a CDS encoding SO2930 family diheme c-type cytochrome: MKPRLPVVLLALSLAACGSSDPENPAPTPDAGTSVPDAGTEDAGVPDAGVPDAGPVDSGTPDAGEPDAGPPLAIPNTLSGYGLFTGSPADGGLVPVEGNVPYTLSTALFSDYAVKSRTLYIPPGKTARYQPMAALDLPVGTLITKTFAFPADLRKPDQDVRVIETRVLVHQPSGWEAWPYVWNAEQTEATLATGGRSRDVTFIDSEGETRSFKYAVPSKNQCQQCHHLVDDKGAQVMHPIGVKARYLHRTNTYGGVEHDQLEYLASLGKLDGLPAAAELPKAPDAFDPQAADLTTRARTYLDINCAHCHNPKGTAGITSQLFLDIGTTSMFSLGECKRPGSAGSGVGGEFDILPGNHAESILWYRMHTEESGKMMPQIGRTVRHAEGSQLIADWIDSLPAKTCK; encoded by the coding sequence GTGAAGCCCCGTCTCCCCGTGGTGCTGCTGGCGCTGTCGCTGGCGGCCTGCGGTTCCTCCGACCCGGAGAACCCCGCGCCCACACCCGACGCGGGGACCTCCGTGCCGGATGCCGGAACGGAGGATGCGGGGGTTCCCGACGCCGGTGTGCCAGACGCGGGGCCCGTGGACTCCGGAACGCCTGACGCGGGCGAGCCGGACGCGGGCCCTCCGCTGGCCATCCCCAACACGCTGTCGGGCTACGGGCTGTTCACCGGAAGCCCGGCGGACGGGGGACTCGTCCCGGTGGAGGGCAACGTGCCCTACACCCTGTCCACCGCGCTGTTCTCCGACTACGCGGTCAAGTCACGCACCCTCTACATCCCCCCCGGCAAGACGGCGCGCTACCAGCCCATGGCCGCGCTGGACCTGCCGGTGGGGACGCTGATCACGAAGACGTTCGCCTTCCCGGCGGACCTGCGGAAGCCGGACCAGGACGTGCGGGTCATCGAGACGCGCGTCCTGGTGCACCAGCCCTCAGGCTGGGAGGCGTGGCCGTACGTCTGGAACGCGGAGCAGACGGAGGCCACGCTGGCCACCGGCGGCCGCTCGCGTGACGTGACGTTCATCGACTCGGAAGGGGAGACCCGTTCGTTCAAGTACGCGGTGCCCTCCAAGAACCAGTGCCAGCAGTGCCACCACCTGGTGGACGACAAGGGGGCGCAGGTGATGCACCCCATTGGCGTGAAGGCGCGCTACCTGCACCGCACCAACACGTACGGCGGCGTGGAGCACGACCAGTTGGAGTACCTGGCGTCGCTGGGCAAGCTGGACGGCCTGCCTGCCGCGGCGGAGTTGCCGAAGGCGCCGGACGCGTTCGATCCGCAGGCGGCGGACCTGACCACGCGGGCGCGCACGTACCTGGACATCAACTGCGCGCATTGCCACAACCCGAAGGGGACGGCGGGCATCACCAGCCAGTTGTTCCTCGACATCGGGACCACGAGCATGTTCAGCCTGGGCGAGTGCAAGCGCCCGGGCTCCGCGGGCAGCGGCGTGGGCGGCGAGTTCGACATCCTCCCCGGCAACCACGCGGAGTCCATCCTCTGGTACCGGATGCACACGGAGGAGTCCGGCAAGATGATGCCGCAGATTGGCCGCACGGTTCGCCACGCGGAGGGCTCGCAGCTCATCGCGGACTGGATTGATTCCCTGCCGGCGAAGACCTGCAAGTAG
- a CDS encoding parallel beta-helix domain-containing protein, with the protein MPRLQWTRASSATLLALVGALSLTACSDDDDTTPDSGVKVDAGTTTDAGSDAGTTDAGSDAGSVDTGIAWDGGSAGTFSCEGKTQTTLNFAPGQEEAFQDQVNTLAECTTITLAPGTYTFDNAITIRKNGITLVGAGKGAKGEGTGGASSTVLVFTNAAANSNGLDVVGDRFTVSNLAVWNAKKDAIRVESSTDVVMRGVRTEWEKADQESNGKYGLYPVKSKYVLIEDCEAYNAADAGIYVGQTEYAVVRNSIAKQNVAGIEIENTKFAYVLGNTAQDNTTGLVVFDLPGNPIKGTDIRVKNNVITGNNRNNFASVQASSSTVSQVPAGTGTFMLASRRVELTGNTWGNNNTVDVAVLSGLTIDSNPANWSAAGGNWASADVYIHDNTFQGGSGDNVDNGNLSQTRRPLGAALAALYAYGETQGTLGVEHLVWDGLDPVGHDRAQINPINICFVNNTLPASTTTAIVDLDLQAAATLAGQGNLAGAWGKTRHYAANKAEFNCAGFSPALTIGDAIQ; encoded by the coding sequence ATGCCCCGTTTGCAGTGGACCCGCGCATCGAGCGCGACCCTTCTGGCCCTGGTGGGGGCCCTCTCGCTGACCGCCTGCTCGGATGACGACGACACCACGCCGGACTCGGGCGTGAAGGTGGACGCGGGCACGACCACGGACGCGGGCAGTGACGCGGGCACCACGGACGCGGGCAGTGACGCGGGCAGCGTGGACACGGGCATCGCCTGGGACGGCGGCAGCGCGGGCACCTTCTCCTGCGAGGGCAAGACGCAGACGACGCTGAACTTCGCGCCGGGCCAGGAAGAGGCGTTCCAGGACCAGGTGAACACGCTGGCCGAGTGCACCACCATCACGCTGGCGCCGGGCACGTACACCTTCGACAACGCCATCACCATCCGCAAGAACGGCATCACGCTGGTGGGCGCGGGCAAGGGCGCGAAGGGCGAGGGCACGGGCGGGGCGAGCAGCACGGTGCTGGTGTTCACCAACGCCGCGGCGAACTCCAACGGCCTGGACGTGGTGGGTGACCGCTTCACGGTGAGCAACCTGGCCGTGTGGAACGCCAAGAAGGACGCCATCCGCGTGGAGTCCTCCACGGACGTGGTGATGCGCGGCGTGCGCACCGAGTGGGAGAAGGCCGACCAGGAGAGCAACGGCAAGTACGGCCTGTACCCGGTGAAGTCCAAGTACGTCCTCATCGAGGACTGCGAGGCGTACAACGCCGCGGACGCGGGCATCTACGTGGGCCAGACGGAGTACGCCGTCGTGCGCAACAGCATCGCGAAGCAGAACGTGGCGGGCATCGAGATCGAGAACACGAAGTTCGCCTACGTGCTGGGCAACACGGCCCAGGACAACACCACGGGCCTGGTGGTGTTCGACCTGCCGGGCAACCCCATCAAGGGGACCGACATCCGGGTGAAGAACAACGTCATCACCGGCAACAACCGGAACAACTTCGCGTCCGTCCAGGCCAGCAGCAGCACGGTGTCGCAGGTGCCGGCGGGCACGGGCACGTTCATGCTGGCGTCGCGCCGCGTGGAGCTGACGGGCAACACCTGGGGCAACAACAACACGGTGGACGTGGCGGTGCTGAGCGGCCTCACCATCGACTCGAACCCGGCGAACTGGTCCGCGGCCGGCGGCAACTGGGCCAGCGCCGACGTCTACATCCACGACAACACCTTCCAGGGTGGCAGCGGCGACAACGTGGACAACGGCAACCTGAGCCAGACGCGGCGGCCCCTGGGCGCGGCCCTGGCGGCGCTCTACGCCTACGGCGAGACGCAGGGCACGCTCGGCGTGGAGCACCTGGTGTGGGACGGCCTGGATCCGGTGGGCCATGACCGCGCGCAGATCAACCCCATCAACATCTGCTTCGTGAACAACACGCTGCCCGCGAGCACCACCACGGCCATCGTGGACCTGGACCTCCAGGCGGCCGCCACGCTGGCGGGCCAGGGCAACCTGGCGGGCGCGTGGGGCAAGACGCGGCACTACGCGGCCAACAAGGCCGAGTTCAACTGCGCCGGCTTCAGCCCCGCGCTGACGATTGGCGACGCCATCCAGTAA
- the ypfJ gene encoding KPN_02809 family neutral zinc metallopeptidase, whose amino-acid sequence MRWEGGRRSSNIEDRRGGGFGRPLAVGGGAASLVVALLVMLLGGDPSDVQIGTRGSPYSDPATGGSGNVDPQQEKMKDFASVVLADTEDTWPQLLEPQGVRYVQPHLVLFTDAVQSACGAQESAVGPFYCPGDQKVYLDLSFFNELESRFGAPGDFGRAYVIAHEVGHHVQNLLGISRKVQSMRNRTSEEQANQLSVLTELQADCFAGIWANHAQKDRNILEQGDVEEGLGAASAVGDDTLQKRARGYVVPESFTHGSAAQRMTWFKRGLEQGTLEACDTFNARR is encoded by the coding sequence ATGAGGTGGGAAGGCGGACGTCGCAGCTCGAACATCGAGGACCGGCGGGGCGGTGGTTTCGGGCGCCCGCTCGCGGTGGGCGGTGGCGCCGCGTCGCTGGTGGTGGCGCTGCTGGTGATGCTGCTGGGCGGGGACCCGTCCGACGTGCAGATCGGCACGCGCGGCTCTCCGTATTCGGATCCGGCCACGGGCGGCTCCGGGAACGTGGACCCCCAGCAGGAGAAGATGAAGGACTTCGCCTCCGTCGTCCTCGCGGACACGGAGGACACCTGGCCCCAGCTGCTGGAGCCGCAGGGTGTGCGCTACGTGCAGCCGCACCTGGTGCTCTTCACGGACGCGGTGCAGTCCGCGTGCGGCGCGCAGGAGAGCGCGGTGGGGCCGTTCTACTGCCCGGGCGACCAGAAGGTGTACCTGGACCTGAGCTTCTTCAACGAGCTGGAGAGCCGCTTCGGCGCGCCCGGTGACTTCGGCCGCGCGTACGTCATCGCGCACGAGGTGGGCCACCACGTGCAGAACCTGTTGGGCATCTCCCGCAAGGTGCAGTCCATGCGCAACCGCACGAGCGAGGAGCAGGCCAACCAGCTCTCCGTGCTGACAGAGCTCCAGGCGGACTGCTTCGCCGGCATCTGGGCCAACCACGCCCAGAAGGACCGCAACATCCTGGAGCAGGGGGACGTGGAGGAGGGCCTGGGCGCCGCCAGCGCCGTGGGCGACGACACCCTCCAGAAGCGCGCCCGGGGTTACGTCGTCCCCGAGTCCTTCACCCACGGCTCCGCCGCGCAGCGCATGACCTGGTTCAAGCGCGGCCTGGAGCAGGGGACGCTGGAGGCGTGCGACACCTTCAACGCCCGGCGCTAG
- a CDS encoding neutral/alkaline non-lysosomal ceramidase N-terminal domain-containing protein, with protein sequence MSSSRRSFLRTLLPFALLTAGAAYALASWNWCGRWEERTPEVLSQVRGEGPLRAGAAKVALSPPFPVVVAGYAPPRPEASQAEQPVHARALVLEAGGARVGVVSLELLFVTPEITERVRERAAKAGVKEVLVVATHTHSSFGGYDARQVAELSGTGHYQEASVNAVVAGASEALEKAAAAMTDVTLEVGGAADAGLVYSRSGGDAPDGQLTRVGLRGAAGPVAEVLVFAAHATLIPRQRALVDPDYPGRLSTLREEAGQGVSLFVQGSEGNASVAFSEGQGPERALGFARKLSTLADTAAGTPEPGPVRLAFARVRTALPRPDSSRLVPAFTRAAGDNFLCASSPRDAEVDALALGPLELLSIPGEPTVGAGRALADLSGATHVLGLANGYVGYLDTPEQVRAGQGESRRQYFGPTLLERLGTAARVASGAVGFSGGK encoded by the coding sequence ATGTCCTCTTCCCGGCGCTCCTTCCTCCGCACCCTGCTGCCCTTCGCCTTGCTAACGGCCGGGGCCGCCTACGCGCTCGCCTCATGGAACTGGTGTGGGAGGTGGGAGGAGCGCACGCCCGAGGTGCTGTCACAGGTGCGTGGCGAAGGCCCCCTGCGGGCAGGCGCGGCCAAGGTGGCCCTCTCCCCGCCCTTCCCGGTGGTGGTGGCCGGCTACGCCCCACCCCGGCCCGAGGCGAGCCAGGCCGAGCAGCCCGTCCACGCGAGGGCCCTGGTGCTGGAGGCCGGAGGGGCGCGCGTGGGCGTGGTGTCGCTGGAGCTGCTCTTCGTGACCCCGGAAATCACGGAGCGGGTGCGCGAGCGCGCCGCGAAGGCGGGGGTGAAGGAGGTGCTGGTGGTGGCCACGCACACGCACTCCTCCTTTGGAGGGTACGACGCACGCCAGGTGGCCGAGCTGTCCGGGACGGGGCACTACCAGGAGGCCTCCGTGAACGCGGTGGTGGCCGGCGCGAGCGAGGCGCTGGAGAAGGCCGCGGCCGCCATGACGGACGTGACGCTGGAGGTGGGCGGCGCGGCGGACGCGGGGCTCGTCTATTCCCGCTCTGGAGGCGACGCCCCGGACGGCCAGCTCACGCGGGTGGGATTGCGCGGGGCCGCAGGGCCGGTGGCGGAGGTGCTGGTGTTCGCCGCGCACGCCACGCTCATCCCCCGGCAGCGGGCGCTGGTGGATCCGGACTACCCGGGCCGGCTGAGCACGCTGCGCGAGGAGGCGGGCCAGGGCGTCTCCCTGTTCGTGCAGGGCAGCGAGGGCAACGCGTCCGTGGCCTTCTCCGAGGGCCAGGGCCCCGAGCGCGCCCTGGGCTTCGCGCGCAAGCTGTCCACGCTGGCGGACACGGCGGCCGGGACGCCCGAGCCGGGCCCGGTGCGGCTGGCGTTCGCGCGGGTGCGGACCGCGCTGCCCCGGCCGGACTCGTCGCGGCTGGTGCCGGCCTTCACCCGGGCGGCGGGGGACAACTTCCTGTGTGCCTCCTCTCCGCGCGACGCGGAGGTGGACGCGCTGGCGCTGGGGCCGCTGGAGCTGCTGTCCATCCCGGGCGAGCCCACCGTGGGCGCGGGCCGGGCGCTGGCGGACCTCTCCGGGGCCACGCACGTGCTGGGGCTCGCGAACGGCTACGTGGGCTACCTGGACACGCCGGAGCAGGTGCGCGCGGGGCAGGGCGAGTCCCGGCGCCAGTATTTCGGTCCCACGCTGCTGGAGCGCCTGGGTACCGCCGCGCGCGTGGCTTCCGGGGCGGTGGGCTTCTCCGGCGGGAAGTAG
- the purF gene encoding amidophosphoribosyltransferase, which produces MCGIFGIVGHGEASNLTYLGLHALQHRGQESAGIVASDGHVLRAHRQMGLVADIFTAPVIENLPGKAAIGHVRYSTAGGSGIKNAQPLFVNYAGGQFSIAHNGNLVNATELKAELEAEGALFQSDADTEVVMHLLARSKQPTFEARLVEALRRVEGAYSILLLTEDKLIAVRDPNGFRPLVLGKMKEGAYVLASETTALDLIEAEIVRELEPGEMVVIENGVLRTSMPFKPAARLGRCIFEHVYFAKPDSVLFGTSVYEVRKRLGMQLAREQPAEADLVIAVPDSGVPAAIGFSQASGIPYDVGLIRSHYVGRTFIEPQQSIRHFGVKLKLSAVRQVLKGKRVVVVDDSIVRGTTSRKIVKMLKAAGAVEVHLRISSPPTQWPCYYGIDTPSRTELIAASHTTEEIAKYVTADSLGYLSLEGLGTAVEDPKRSTYCTACFSGQYLTDKLIQSAGGATKLSA; this is translated from the coding sequence ATGTGCGGCATCTTCGGAATCGTGGGTCATGGAGAGGCGTCCAACCTGACGTACCTGGGGTTGCATGCCCTGCAGCACCGCGGACAGGAGTCCGCCGGCATCGTCGCGTCCGACGGGCACGTCCTGCGCGCGCACCGGCAGATGGGCCTGGTCGCGGACATCTTCACCGCGCCGGTGATTGAGAACCTCCCCGGCAAGGCCGCCATCGGCCACGTGCGCTACAGCACGGCGGGCGGCAGCGGCATCAAGAACGCCCAGCCCCTGTTCGTGAACTACGCGGGCGGCCAGTTCTCCATCGCGCACAACGGCAACCTCGTGAACGCGACGGAGCTCAAGGCGGAGCTGGAGGCGGAGGGCGCGCTGTTCCAGTCGGACGCGGACACGGAGGTGGTGATGCACCTCCTCGCCCGCTCCAAGCAGCCCACCTTCGAGGCGCGCCTCGTGGAGGCGCTGCGCCGGGTGGAGGGCGCCTACAGCATCCTGCTGCTCACCGAGGACAAGCTCATCGCGGTGCGCGACCCCAACGGCTTCCGGCCGCTGGTGCTGGGCAAGATGAAGGAAGGCGCGTACGTGCTCGCCAGCGAGACGACGGCGCTGGACCTCATCGAGGCGGAGATCGTCCGCGAGCTGGAGCCCGGCGAGATGGTCGTCATCGAGAACGGCGTGCTGCGCACCAGCATGCCCTTCAAGCCCGCCGCGCGGCTGGGCCGCTGCATCTTCGAGCACGTCTACTTCGCCAAGCCGGACTCCGTCCTCTTCGGCACCAGCGTCTACGAGGTGCGCAAGCGCCTGGGCATGCAGCTGGCGCGCGAGCAGCCCGCGGAAGCGGACCTGGTCATCGCGGTGCCGGACTCGGGCGTGCCCGCAGCCATCGGCTTCTCGCAGGCGAGCGGCATCCCCTACGACGTGGGCCTCATCCGCAGCCACTACGTGGGCCGCACCTTCATCGAGCCGCAGCAGTCCATCCGCCACTTCGGCGTGAAGCTGAAGCTGTCCGCCGTGCGCCAGGTGCTCAAGGGCAAGCGCGTGGTGGTGGTGGATGACTCCATCGTGCGCGGCACCACCAGCCGGAAGATCGTGAAGATGCTCAAGGCCGCGGGCGCCGTGGAGGTGCACCTGCGCATCTCGTCGCCGCCCACGCAGTGGCCCTGCTACTACGGCATCGACACGCCCAGCCGCACGGAGCTCATCGCCGCCAGCCACACCACGGAGGAGATCGCCAAGTACGTGACGGCGGACTCCCTGGGCTACCTGTCGCTGGAGGGCCTGGGCACCGCGGTGGAGGACCCGAAGCGGAGCACCTACTGCACCGCGTGCTTCTCCGGGCAGTACCTCACCGACAAGCTGATCCAGAGCGCGGGTGGCGCCACCAAGCTCAGCGCCTGA
- a CDS encoding alpha/beta fold hydrolase, with amino-acid sequence MHYLRTGGARPPVVLLHGLIGSGACWTPVARVLEGGFDVVMPDARGHGGSSTPLHGYRYEDHASDVVGLIQGLGLSRPVLMGHSMGGMTAAVVASRRTDLRGLVLVDPTFLSPERQREVHASDVAGQHRRTLASSKAELVAQAQARQPHRSPELLGHLAEARLKTSTEAFDVLTPPNPDYRDVVSAIEVPTLLVIGDSSPVVTFEMATELRGLNPRIRIEQIQDAGHGLPYDQPGRLAEVVASFMRELA; translated from the coding sequence ATGCACTACCTCCGGACCGGAGGCGCCAGGCCTCCGGTCGTCCTGCTCCATGGATTGATCGGAAGCGGCGCCTGCTGGACGCCCGTGGCGCGCGTGCTCGAAGGTGGATTCGACGTCGTCATGCCCGACGCAAGAGGGCATGGCGGTTCGAGCACGCCGCTCCACGGCTACCGGTACGAAGACCACGCAAGCGACGTCGTGGGCCTCATCCAAGGCCTGGGACTCTCCCGCCCGGTGCTGATGGGCCACTCGATGGGCGGCATGACCGCCGCGGTGGTGGCGAGTCGAAGGACGGACCTCCGCGGCCTCGTCCTGGTGGACCCGACGTTCCTGAGTCCCGAGCGCCAGCGCGAGGTGCACGCCAGCGACGTCGCCGGGCAACACCGCCGGACCCTCGCATCCAGCAAGGCCGAGCTCGTCGCCCAGGCCCAGGCCCGGCAGCCGCATCGCTCGCCCGAACTCCTCGGGCATCTTGCCGAGGCGAGACTGAAGACGAGCACGGAAGCCTTCGACGTCCTCACACCGCCCAACCCCGACTATCGCGACGTGGTGAGCGCGATTGAAGTCCCCACCCTCCTCGTCATCGGGGACAGCAGCCCCGTCGTCACGTTCGAGATGGCGACGGAGCTGCGGGGCCTCAACCCACGCATCCGGATCGAACAGATCCAGGACGCCGGCCACGGCCTCCCCTACGACCAACCCGGGCGCCTGGCGGAGGTGGTCGCGTCGTTCATGCGCGAGCTGGCCTGA
- a CDS encoding dihydrofolate reductase family protein — protein MRPLRYSINITLDGCCDHRAGFADEGLHRYTAELLGRADALLFGRVTYEMMEAAFRQPSEMDGPFARMIDAAKKYVVSSTLDRVDWNAELVRGDLGTAVQQLKNQPGKGLYVGGVKLPLALAELGLIDEYEFLVHPRIAGHGPTLFAGLSKYVDLKLVGRQELASGAMALRYEPRR, from the coding sequence ATGCGACCTCTTCGGTATTCCATCAACATCACGTTGGACGGGTGCTGTGATCATCGTGCGGGTTTCGCGGACGAAGGGCTGCATCGTTACACGGCCGAACTCCTCGGGCGTGCCGATGCCCTCCTGTTTGGCCGGGTGACCTACGAGATGATGGAGGCCGCGTTCCGGCAGCCATCTGAGATGGACGGCCCCTTCGCCCGGATGATCGACGCGGCGAAGAAGTACGTCGTGTCGAGCACCCTGGACCGGGTCGATTGGAACGCGGAGCTCGTGCGCGGGGACCTGGGGACGGCGGTTCAACAACTCAAGAACCAGCCGGGGAAGGGCCTGTACGTGGGCGGCGTGAAGCTCCCGCTGGCGTTGGCGGAGCTCGGGTTGATCGACGAGTACGAGTTCCTGGTGCATCCCCGGATCGCGGGCCACGGACCGACGTTGTTCGCGGGGCTGTCGAAGTACGTCGACTTGAAGCTCGTGGGCCGACAGGAGCTCGCTTCGGGGGCGATGGCCCTGCGGTACGAGCCGCGCAGGTAG
- a CDS encoding RluA family pseudouridine synthase, producing MREDADSAPAVPDGYVDIPFVVEPNYAGWRLDRYLCEKIRRMDLERVRGIILRGVLCDEYRLKPSTPVYPGLTFRIRRPASQEPVTPTELPVVFSDDWLLVLDKPAGLPIHPTARYHKGTLVTLLRERFGERFAEPAHRLDRETSGLVVCGRTTESCRVLGGLFLSRDVHKEYLALCEGQPSEDTFVVDAPIAEGTDLIRIAVRIDPVAGKPSRTRFQVLQRFTHGGAPFALLRCFPETGRQHQIRIHLREAGFPLVGDKMYGPDPGYFDRFSKHTLEPEAWERLRLPRHALHAERITFPHPGTGATVTFASPLPDDLKDFIAG from the coding sequence ATGCGTGAAGACGCCGACAGCGCTCCGGCCGTGCCCGACGGCTACGTGGACATCCCGTTCGTCGTGGAGCCGAACTACGCGGGGTGGCGGCTGGACCGCTACCTCTGCGAGAAGATCCGCCGCATGGACCTGGAGCGCGTGCGCGGCATCATCCTGCGCGGCGTCCTGTGCGACGAGTACCGGCTCAAGCCCTCCACGCCCGTGTACCCGGGGCTCACCTTCCGGATCCGCCGCCCCGCGAGCCAGGAGCCCGTGACGCCCACGGAGCTGCCCGTCGTCTTCTCCGATGACTGGCTGCTGGTGTTGGACAAGCCGGCGGGGCTGCCCATCCACCCCACCGCGCGCTACCACAAGGGCACGCTGGTGACGCTGCTGCGCGAGCGCTTCGGTGAGCGCTTCGCGGAGCCCGCGCACCGGCTGGACCGCGAGACGAGCGGCCTGGTGGTGTGCGGCCGCACCACCGAGTCCTGCCGCGTGCTGGGCGGGCTGTTCCTGTCGCGCGACGTGCACAAGGAGTACCTGGCGCTGTGCGAGGGCCAGCCCTCCGAGGACACCTTCGTCGTGGACGCGCCCATCGCGGAGGGCACGGACCTGATCCGCATCGCCGTGCGCATCGACCCGGTGGCGGGCAAGCCCAGCCGCACGCGCTTCCAGGTGCTCCAGCGCTTCACGCATGGCGGCGCGCCGTTCGCGCTGCTGCGCTGCTTTCCGGAGACGGGGCGGCAGCATCAGATCCGCATCCACCTGCGCGAGGCGGGCTTCCCGCTGGTGGGCGACAAGATGTACGGGCCGGACCCCGGCTACTTCGACCGGTTCAGCAAGCACACGCTGGAGCCGGAGGCGTGGGAGCGGCTGCGATTGCCTCGGCACGCGCTCCACGCGGAGCGCATCACGTTCCCGCATCCGGGCACCGGGGCAACCGTCACCTTCGCGTCACCGCTTCCGGATGACCTGAAGGACTTCATCGCCGGGTGA
- the wecB gene encoding non-hydrolyzing UDP-N-acetylglucosamine 2-epimerase yields MKKVIHIVGARPNFMKVAPIHRAISARGSLQQLVIHTGQHYDAKMSDVFFADLGLPPPEIHLGIGSGSHAEQTAKMMVEMEKVFLKEKPDLVSVVGDVNSTIAAALVTSKLAIPLSHVEAGLRSFERHQPEEINRVVTDRLSDLLLTPSRDADANLLKEGIDPKHIHLVGNVMIDSLLSSKEKADQLPTLKTLGLEPKGYVVATLHRPSNVDNPKLLAGLLGVLMDVAKQLPVVFPVHPRTRKMIAEQGLGPKLEQTPGLKLVDPMGYLEFLSVTSQAKLVMTDSGGLQEETTALNVPCLTMREQTERPITVEVGSNEVVGTDPARIREAANRVLAGDFKKGRVPELWDGRTGERIADLYARFLGVVEAKRAFG; encoded by the coding sequence ATGAAGAAGGTCATCCACATCGTTGGCGCGCGTCCGAATTTCATGAAGGTGGCACCCATTCACCGGGCCATCTCCGCGCGCGGGTCCCTGCAGCAGCTCGTCATCCACACCGGCCAGCACTACGACGCGAAGATGAGCGACGTCTTCTTCGCGGACCTGGGGCTGCCTCCGCCTGAAATCCACCTGGGCATCGGCTCCGGGAGCCACGCCGAGCAGACGGCGAAGATGATGGTGGAGATGGAGAAGGTCTTCCTCAAGGAGAAGCCGGACCTGGTCTCCGTGGTGGGTGACGTGAACAGCACCATCGCCGCGGCGCTGGTGACGTCCAAGCTGGCCATCCCGCTGTCCCACGTGGAAGCGGGCCTGCGCAGCTTCGAGCGGCACCAGCCGGAGGAGATCAACCGCGTCGTCACCGACCGGCTCTCCGACCTGCTGCTCACGCCGTCGCGCGACGCGGACGCGAACCTTCTGAAGGAGGGCATCGACCCGAAGCACATCCATCTGGTGGGCAACGTGATGATCGACTCGCTCCTGTCGTCCAAGGAGAAGGCCGACCAGCTGCCCACGCTGAAGACGCTGGGCCTGGAGCCCAAGGGCTACGTGGTGGCGACGCTGCACCGGCCGTCCAACGTGGACAACCCGAAGCTGCTGGCGGGCCTGCTGGGCGTGCTGATGGACGTGGCGAAGCAGCTGCCCGTCGTGTTCCCGGTGCACCCGCGCACGCGCAAGATGATCGCCGAGCAGGGCCTGGGCCCGAAGCTGGAGCAGACGCCGGGGCTCAAGCTGGTGGACCCCATGGGCTACCTGGAGTTCCTGTCCGTCACGTCGCAGGCGAAGCTGGTGATGACGGACTCCGGCGGCCTGCAGGAGGAGACCACGGCGCTGAACGTGCCGTGTCTCACCATGCGCGAGCAGACCGAGCGCCCCATCACCGTGGAGGTCGGCTCCAACGAGGTGGTGGGCACCGACCCCGCGCGCATCCGCGAGGCCGCGAACCGCGTGCTGGCCGGCGACTTCAAGAAGGGCCGCGTGCCGGAGCTGTGGGACGGCCGCACGGGCGAGCGCATCGCGGACCTGTACGCGCGCTTCCTGGGCGTGGTGGAGGCGAAGCGCGCCTTCGGGTGA
- the kdsB gene encoding 3-deoxy-manno-octulosonate cytidylyltransferase: protein MPASRTVAVIPARHASTRFPGKPLALIAGTPMVEHVWRRCQEASAFDEVWVATDDARIRDVVEGFGGRAVMTSPACPTGTDRIAEVARARPDVDVWVNVQGDEPLVDPAALKVLADLFQDDAVHMGTLVRPLEAEEVDNPNVVKAVLALNGDALYFSRAAVPHAREPGTPVRRWAHLGLYGYRRDTLLKLATLQPTPLEETEKLEQLRALEHGLRIRCASVNWRTVAVDVPEDVARVEAVMRERAGVR, encoded by the coding sequence ATGCCCGCCTCCCGCACCGTGGCCGTCATCCCCGCCCGCCATGCCAGCACCCGCTTCCCTGGCAAGCCGCTCGCCCTCATCGCCGGCACTCCCATGGTCGAACACGTCTGGCGCCGCTGTCAGGAAGCCAGCGCCTTCGACGAGGTGTGGGTGGCCACCGATGACGCGCGCATTCGCGACGTCGTGGAGGGCTTCGGCGGCCGCGCGGTGATGACCAGCCCCGCCTGCCCCACCGGCACGGACCGCATCGCGGAGGTCGCCCGCGCCCGCCCGGACGTGGACGTGTGGGTGAACGTGCAGGGAGATGAACCGCTCGTGGACCCCGCCGCACTCAAGGTGCTGGCGGACCTCTTCCAGGACGACGCGGTGCACATGGGCACCCTGGTGCGTCCCCTGGAGGCGGAGGAGGTGGACAACCCCAACGTGGTGAAGGCCGTGCTCGCCCTCAACGGTGACGCGCTCTACTTCAGCCGCGCCGCGGTGCCGCACGCCCGCGAGCCCGGCACCCCCGTGCGCCGCTGGGCCCACCTGGGCCTCTACGGCTACCGCCGGGACACGCTGCTGAAGCTCGCCACGCTCCAGCCCACGCCCCTGGAAGAGACGGAGAAGCTGGAGCAGTTGCGCGCCCTGGAGCACGGCCTGCGCATCCGCTGCGCCAGCGTGAACTGGCGCACCGTGGCGGTGGACGTGCCGGAGGACGTGGCCCGCGTGGAGGCCGTGATGCGCGAGCGCGCCGGCGTCAGATGA